The nucleotide window AAAGAGAAAGAGTCGAAGCACTGATAGGATGGGCCCATCAGGGGCCACCCTTGGCGAGGGTTACAAGAATAGAGGTAGAGTGGGAGGAACCAAAGGGAGAGAAGGGATTTAGAGTCGTGGGTTAACTTTTGTAGTTTACTCCCTCGATAACAACTTTTTTGGGACAGTAATTGACCTTGCAGTAACTACACACGACTTTTTCTTTGCTCTTTTCGGGAGTATGGATGACAAGCCTTCTAAACCCCGGAATGTCTTTTATCTTCATGAAAACCTCTACGGGGAGTGTTCCATCTATGACAATATATGCCCTAGCATCTTCTTGCCTAAGGTTTCTGCTGAATATCTCCATTACCGAGACGCCGTTTTCATAGAGGTATCCGAGCAGTTCCGAAAGGGCACGGGAGTGCTTATCTTTCTCAAGCTCTATCTCAAGAACCTCCCATCCCATAATGGGTGCCACGTTTATAAGGCTTGGAAGAGGGTCAAGCCTCTCAAATATCATCCGTAGGGGATATGTGTTTTCAATATACTCTATGGTGTGGTAGATTATTTTTCTGTTTACTCCAACTACACGTGAGAGTTCGCTTATTGGAACCTCAATACTTCTCAAATAAATCTTTCCATTTCTTACACTTAACCCATTTTCAAAAAGGAACTCGGCAACTTTTCTTCTAGCCGGAAAGTTCTTAAAATAAGCATCCAATATGAGCATCATTTTTGACCACCTCGTATACAATGTTGTGTATGGATGAATATTTAAGCTTTTTCCCAAATTTTGAGGGGACAATCTTTTAAACCGTCTACCCAATAAGGCAACGTAAGTGAAGTGAGGGTGATGCCTATTCTGATCGTAGGTATTGATATAATCAGCGAAGAGCCAATGCGCTTTGCCGTGGTTAGCTGGTTTAATGGAAAGATAATCAAGCATGGTGAGTTTACATTTTACAGGCTTTTGAAGTTCATAAGGGCCAAAAAACCCGATATTGTTGCCATGGACAACATCCACGAGCTTGGAGAGTACCTCAGGAAGTTTATAATGGCGATTCCGCAGGGGACAAAGATAGTTCAGGTAACCGGCAGACCTGGAGAGCAAAGAGCTCTGTGGAGCCTGGCTAAGGAACACGGAATCAGAATAGGAGACAAGTTCAACCCCTACGAAGAAGCAAAAGCATGTGCCCTTTTAGCCGCTAGAGGAGTAGGGTACGAGGTTCTCCCCTTTGAAGATGAGGTCATTATAAAAGTCTCGAGAGGAAGAAGCCAGGGAAAAGGTGGATGGAGTCAGGACAGGTATAGGAGGAGAGTCCACAACCTAATCCAGAATAAAGTCAGGGAAATTGAGGAGACCCTCAAACGGGCCAGCATACCTTTTGACCTTGAAATTAAAGAGAAAGACCAGGGTCTGGAGAGAGGAGAATTCAGGGTCTATGCTTCCAGAGAGGAGCTTGCAGGCCTTATAAAGCCCATGAAAGGTGGGGATGTTGAAATAAGAATCCGCCCTGTAGAGAGAAAGACCTTCGAATTTGTACCCTTAAAAAGTGAAAGTGTCATAAAAGAAAGAAAAAGCATTATTGTGGGGCTTGACCCGGGTATTACCGTTGGGATAGCAGCTTTAGATTTGAACGGCAAGATTTTAGCGCTTTACAGCGAGAGGAATATGGCCGTTAGCGATATTGTGAGATTTATAAGTGAGGTCGGCCACCCGATAATAATAGCCACCGACGTAAATCCCGCCCCCGGCTTGGTGGAGAAGATTTCTCGCTCTTTTAAGGCAATCCTCTTTGTTCCACGGGAGAGCCTAAAAGTTGAAGAGAAGAACGAGCTCTTAAAGAGCCTTGGAATAAGCGTTGAGGACGATCACCAGAGAGACGCTTTGGCTGCGGCTTACAAAGCATACCTCCGCTTGAAGCCAAAGCTTGACCATGTGGAAGCAAAACTCAAAGAAATGGGCATCACAAAGAAGGGAGAGGAAATAAAGGCTCTTGTGATCCAGGGATACAACCTTGGAGAGGCCATTTTGAGAGTAAAAGAAAAGGAAAAGACCAAAGAGGAAACAAGGCCCCCTGAAGCCGTTGAAGCATCTGTCGATCTTACCCCCTACGTTGAAAAGATACAGGAACTCGAAAACACCATAAGACTGCTGGAGAGGGAAAATCAAGAGCTGAGGGCTGTAATTGAAGAGCAGAGAAAAATTATAGAAAGCTTGGAGAACAAATTGGCAACCTATGACGAGAAAATCAGGGAAAAGATCATCAGAGAGAAAGAGATGGAAATTAGAGAGAAAAGAATAGCCCACCTTGAAAAAGAACTTAGAGAAGCAAAATCAATAATAGAAAAGCTCAGCAAGGATCTGGTTTTGGCAAAGAGAATGCACCTTCTGGAACTTAGGGGTACTGCCGTCCCTCTAAAGGTAATTGAAAACCTGACGTGGAAAGAAATTGAGGAGCTGGAGCGTTCTGCGGGTATTAAAAAAGAAGACGTCCTCTATGTTGTTAATCCTTCGGGGGCTGGAAAGAGCATGGCTGAATACCTCGCAGAGAAGAAGATAAAAGCGCTTATCAGCGTAAGAACACTTCCTAATCCGGTATATGAAACGCTGAGAGAAAAGAAGATACCTGTTTTCTATGAGGGCGAAATCGAAGTGAAGAGGGTTGACGACTTTGCAATAGTTGATAGAAAAGAGCTCGAAAAGGCAATAGAGGAAAAGCTGAAGCGCTGGGAAGAGGAAGAAAAAGAGAGGGAAGTTCAAGAATTCTTAAAGCTTGTTGAGGAATACCGGCTGGAGAGAATCAAGGAGCTTAAGAGAAAGGCAGAAGAGGAACATTAAGCTGCAGGGCGATAAATGCCATAGATAGTTTACTCGACCCTAAAGACTCCCCCGCCCTGAAGGGCGAGGCTTTCAAGAGAAAGGGGTAAGGCCTTTTTCCTTTGCCTTTTCCTGCACCTGGAGCTTAAAGGTGCATGCTTTACATATCTCTCCGGTAGTCGGCTGTCCACAGATTTTGCATTTATTGAGATCCCTGTGAGCATAGCTCTTTGCCAAAAGGGGAAATATTTTATCGTAGCTCCTTAAAATTTGGTATTTGGTTCCCGGGTGCTTTTCTTCCATTTCGTTTATCCAGTCCCTGATTTCTGCCCTAAATGCCTCCACCGCATAGGGACACTCGCTGAAGTCCACCTCAATGTTGTTCACAATCGCATAAAGCACTATCTCCTTTTCCGGAACTTCTCTGAGTGGCTTTATTCTCGGAACCAGTCCCTCGTGAATAACCTCATAATAGGGACCCGTTCTTCCCAACCTGGCAACATCTCCACGCATTATGTTCATAAGAAACATCTGAACTTCATCGTCCAAATTGTGGCCAACGGCAAGCTTATCGGCGTTGACATCTTGAGCGGCATAGTTCAGCAGCCACCTCCTCCAAACGCCACAGTAGGAACATGCTCCAACTCTCTCTCCTTTCTCAAAGCTCCCCATTACACTAACTGTCTCGTCAAGGGTAAAGCCCATGTATTCCTTGAAGGAGTAGATGCGGTGCTCTATTCCAAGCATCTCTGCGTTTTTCTTCGCTATTTCAACGCTCTCCGGTCTGTATCCTTCTATTCCCTCGTCTATGGTTATGGCTATTATCTCAAAGGGAAACTTCTGGCTGAGCTTGTGGAGGATGTGAAGAAGAACAACGCTGTCCTTTCCCCCACTCACTCCCACCGCTATTCTATCTCCTCTCTTGATTAGCCCGTATTTTCTCACAGTCTGCTTTACTTTGCTCTCAACCATTTCATTGAAATGTTTATGACAATAAAACTTACCTTCATATCTCGCATGATATACTGCCTCTCTTCCACACTTCGTGCATTTCATTTTCCTCGCCTCAGTGAAGGGAAAGAACATCCCTTAAAAAGCCTTTCCTTTGAATTCTCTTATCTCTTTTCTGAGAGGCTTGTCGCGACCCCATTATAATGGTTCCGATAATAATTTACCTGATCGTGAACACGAACAATAATGAAAAAGAGTTAAAGCTGTTGAAGGGTTAAATCTCCTCCAGCTTTTTCTTTACCTCTTCTGTGTTTTTCCGCGTTTCTTCCAGAGCGTTCTTGAGTCTCTCAATCTCAACCTTGAACTCATTTAGAGTTTTGTTCAGCTGATAGAAAGCAAACACCAAAACAACGAGGATTATTAAGCCAAGGATTATGCTTATCCATCCGCTTGGAGTTGACATATACACTCCTCCCCAGGGCATTTTCATCCCTCCAGATTTACAATCACATCGTTGTCTATAACAAGTCTGAACTGCCTTGCACGGTAGTATTTCTTGGCCCTCGGATCATCCGGCTCAAGCCTAAGTTCACTCTCGACGAGGCCGGCATTTTCAAGCTTTTTGAGATGGAGATAAAGGAGCTGTCTTGATATTTCAAGTTCTTTGGCAAGCTCGTAAACGTACCACTCTTTTTGGCAAAGTAACTTAAGTATCTTAATCCTAACTGGATTAGAAAGTGCCTCGCATATCTTTGCAAGTTCCTCGATGCTCTGAACCATGATCAACACCGCTGATTGGGCCTGAAGAAAGTAGGAAAAGGAGAGATAAAAGCTTTCCGGTCAGTCCACTATACTTTCGTATTCCTCTTCACTCAATACCTGCGGCGTATAAACAACACCATAGTTCTCTCGGAGCAGTCTTGTGAATGCCCGCAGGTGGTTTTCACTCCCCATCCTCAGACTCCCAAATACCGCTTTTATGTCCTCATTATCTGTTCTTTTGAGCCACTCGTCAAGGTCTTTGATGTCAATTTCTTCTATAAGCGCTCCCACCTTAAGGGCCTCTACTTCGCCTTCGCTCCCTTGGGCAACAAGCCTTTCATAGAGCTCCTGCATCTCTGTGCTGTTAAACTCCCCGATTCCCATCCCCTCAAGGGGGTCGGTCAGGTTGTACTTCTCTATAAGGCCAAGCACCGCATCCATGTGAGTCTGTTCACTCTTCGCTATGTTGTTGAATATCGAAAGGCCGGTCTTGTTGTAGAGTACGAGGTATACGTCCCTTGCGAGCTTCTCTTCTTCCCTCATGTAGAGGATTGCTTCAATCTCGTCCGGGCTCAGTTCCTGAACGGGGTACGTGGAGACGTCTACACTCGCTCCCTCGCCATAACCTCCATCTTCGGGAGGGCCTCTTGTGCTGGAGCCCTCTGTGGTGCTCTCATCAGTACTCGTTATACATCCTGCTCCAACTGTTGCCAGGAGTACCAAGACAACGAGCAGAAAACTTATCTTTTTCATTCACTTTCACCCCGTAGTTCGGTTATAATTTCCTCCAACATGGCCTTGAACTCTTCATGGTCCAGGCCATAATTGTACTCAATCTCGGCCAGGGTATCATCGGGAGAGGCTTCTATTCCGTTTTTGCTGAGCTTCTCAATAAGGTCCGTTACTTCCACGTTGAACTCATCGGCGAGCTGCCGGACGATGTAGTACTTCATCATGGTGCCGGTGATGTAAACGTCCCCCGTGATCTCGGAAGTGTACTCAACGTCGACGGTGGATGTGTCCTCCTCTCCGCCGTACCACGCGAAAACCGGGTAACCTGCGACGAGGAGGAGTAAAGGGACAAAAACCGCAGCCACAGTCCTGAGTTTGGACTTCCTAAATCCAGATTTTAGCATTACCAGCATGCTATTGAACCCAATGACAAGGTGAACCATAACCAGCCCTGCCATCGCAAAGCCGAAGTACGTGTGTATCAAATCGAGAGTATCCTTATCAAATCCCAGAAACGTCCAGCCTATGGTCTTGGCTATTCTCCCGCTAGGTGCGAGGTAGAGGCCGATGCCCGTGAAGAGCTCTGCTACGAAAGTCACCACTAGTAGAAGGTCTATAACACCCCTTACGAGAGCCGAAACTTTCATGTGATCACCTTCGGTAGACATTTAACTCTCCAGTCTATCTCCGTATAAAAGTTCCGCTCCATATAAATCGCCTCCTCATCAAGAAGAAAAGGGAGATCATGGAGACACTCCGACTCCCCTAGTCCCTTTGCCGGAGCCCTTCATCTGGCCCCAGGCGTGTTTGAAGGCTTGGGCGAGCCCGTCTCCATCAGCGGTTCTGCCCTGTGATCCTGCGTTTCCGCTGCAGTCGCCTGTCCTGCTCCTCATGCCATGTCCGTTGTCAGCTCTCTCTGTGGCTCTTCCCATGCCACCCATCCCGCGGGTCGGGGCTGAGCTTAGTATCTCATCAACCTGCTCCTGGGGGAGCACCTGGGCAGTGTAGTCCACACCAAGCCTTTCTAGCTGGCCGACAAAGGCCCTGAGGTGGTTCTCCGAGCCAGCCATGAGGTTGGTGTACACGGTCTTGATGTCCTCGTTGTCGGTCTGGACTATCCAGTCCTCGAGGTCTTTTATGTCGGTCTCTTCTATCAGTGCACCGACCTTAAGCGCCTCCTCCAGGCTTGCACTTCCCATCTCAACAAGCTGGTCGTAAAGGGCCTGAAGCTCCTCGTTCTGGAAGACTCCGACCTGGTCGAGCGTGTCCGGAGCGGTCAGGTTGTACTTCTCTATAAGGCTAAGCACTGCGTTCATGTGCGTCCCCTCGCTCTCCGCTATGTTGCCGAACACCGGAAGGCTCCACTGCTCGTAGAGCGTCAGATAGACATCCCTTGCGAGCTTCTCCTCCTCAACCATGTAGAGCAGGCCGTCTATCTCTTCCTGGCTGAGTTCCGCGTAATATGTCGCTAAAGTGCCGTTGAGCATGGGTGCTACAGAGTTTTGGTCTGCATATGGGCTCTTTCCAGGAGTTCCTTGCCATGCTACTACACTTCCCAGGGTGAACCCTAAGGCAGCCAACATCAATAGGGCGATACCCCAAATTTTTTTCCTCATGTTAAATCACCTCTCCATATGTAATTCTAATATTACATATGTATGTAAAGTTTATAAAGTTTTTGGTCAGGCAATTCATGGTACTAAAATAATAGAGACATCGTTTCCAGAAGCCATTCAACTACATCGGCAGATGATTTACCAAAACCAAGAATTTTGGTGGGCAAAATAGCGGTATTCTCTCATGAAGATACTTGGAAAAAGTATAAAATCAAATCCTATGAACGCAAGCTTCATTTCCCAAAACATTAACATAACGAATGAACCTTACAATACTCATTTCTCGTTAAATATCATCATCAAAATCCTAAACCTAACCTTCTACTACTCATTCCCCTTACAGTATAAACTGAAAAATGAAAGGGCGTGTTTAGTTTCACCCCCTGTTATTTAAACAGTATTTGACTCTGAGGAGGATTTTCAGACCATAACACATTACCCCAAGCAGGATTCGGGTTACAGTAGTCTTTTTCAGAAAACAGGGGATCCTACTGCCAAACCACGTTGTAAACGCACCCCAGAACCCCTCATGAGGATTCCTACGCCTGTACTCTTCTTCAGAAAACACTCTGTCTCTCTTCTTACTACCAAAACCACCTGGAGCGTTCTTAGTTTTCTTAACAATCGGCCGATAACCCTTTTCCACCACAGTGTTCAGAACTTTCTTTGAATCATAAGCCCCATCAGCATAAAAATTCCCAGAACCCCCCGGCAGGAGTTCAATCAGCTCGTTCTCAGAAGTTGTGATCTTCACAGCAACCGGATACAGTAAACCCGGCAGGATTCTCGTTATTGCCTGAACTTCTATCCTACCCTTTTTTTATTTGTAATAATGGTTGAGTCTGCTTGAGTGCTGGCGTAGGGTAATTTCTGGAGTTTTTTCAGGAGGTGGTTTGTCAGTTCTTCGAGGTTCAGCTTTTTCTCCCAGTTGTGGAGGGTTGAGTAGTGAATGTTTGCTCCGAAGAATTTTCTGCCGTAGTGCTGGGCGTCTCTGAGGGGTAGGTTGTAGTATTGTTTAAAGAGGAGTATTGCCAGTATTGTTTTTACTGGAAATTTTTTGGATTTTGGCAGGTTCTTCAGCTTTCCTTCTGATTCGAAGTCTGCTAAAACGTCAAGAATTGCGAATGCCACGCTTTCAGGGTCTTTGAGTCTGTGATCCCATCTGGGGATCACGGCAACCACCTGAAAGAATTCAGCAAAAACCCTAATAAAGGTTACTATAAACACGCCCAAAAATGAAAAAAGCTTAAATAAATAAATCCATATTGTTATTTGTATGGTGGTTATCATGGAACTCATAAAAACTAAGATTCCACAACTTGATGAAGCCCTTGGAGGGGGTATCCTAGAAGATAGTATTGTTTTAATAACATATGACACTTATTCGCAAGGTTGGACACTTGCTTTCGAGATTCTACGAAATCGAATAGAAGATGGAGACTTTGGAGTAATAATAAATTCAGTTGTTCCTATATCCATGCTCAACTTAGAATTGAAGAGGATTAACTTTGATCTCAATGAAAAAGGAGAAAATGGAGATCTGGGAATTATAGACATTTTTGCATCATTTTATGGGATAGAATACGAGCAACCATACATTTATTATGAAAATATGGATCAGGAGACTTATCTTCCAAAATTTATGGCTCTTTACAGGCAGATGCTAAAAGAGAAAATAAAAGATAGAAGACCCATAGGAATACAGGTAACCGCAGATGGGTTTGCATTTTTATTAGGAGAAGAAAGAGAGCTTAGAACTTTCCAAAAGAACCTGGCTG belongs to Thermococcus bergensis and includes:
- a CDS encoding regulator of amino acid metabolism, contains ACT domain protein encodes the protein MMLILDAYFKNFPARRKVAEFLFENGLSVRNGKIYLRSIEVPISELSRVVGVNRKIIYHTIEYIENTYPLRMIFERLDPLPSLINVAPIMGWEVLEIELEKDKHSRALSELLGYLYENGVSVMEIFSRNLRQEDARAYIVIDGTLPVEVFMKIKDIPGFRRLVIHTPEKSKEKVVCSYCKVNYCPKKVVIEGVNYKS
- a CDS encoding DUF460 domain-containing protein produces the protein MPILIVGIDIISEEPMRFAVVSWFNGKIIKHGEFTFYRLLKFIRAKKPDIVAMDNIHELGEYLRKFIMAIPQGTKIVQVTGRPGEQRALWSLAKEHGIRIGDKFNPYEEAKACALLAARGVGYEVLPFEDEVIIKVSRGRSQGKGGWSQDRYRRRVHNLIQNKVREIEETLKRASIPFDLEIKEKDQGLERGEFRVYASREELAGLIKPMKGGDVEIRIRPVERKTFEFVPLKSESVIKERKSIIVGLDPGITVGIAALDLNGKILALYSERNMAVSDIVRFISEVGHPIIIATDVNPAPGLVEKISRSFKAILFVPRESLKVEEKNELLKSLGISVEDDHQRDALAAAYKAYLRLKPKLDHVEAKLKEMGITKKGEEIKALVIQGYNLGEAILRVKEKEKTKEETRPPEAVEASVDLTPYVEKIQELENTIRLLERENQELRAVIEEQRKIIESLENKLATYDEKIREKIIREKEMEIREKRIAHLEKELREAKSIIEKLSKDLVLAKRMHLLELRGTAVPLKVIENLTWKEIEELERSAGIKKEDVLYVVNPSGAGKSMAEYLAEKKIKALISVRTLPNPVYETLREKKIPVFYEGEIEVKRVDDFAIVDRKELEKAIEEKLKRWEEEEKEREVQEFLKLVEEYRLERIKELKRKAEEEH
- a CDS encoding TIGR00269 family protein, with the protein product MKCTKCGREAVYHARYEGKFYCHKHFNEMVESKVKQTVRKYGLIKRGDRIAVGVSGGKDSVVLLHILHKLSQKFPFEIIAITIDEGIEGYRPESVEIAKKNAEMLGIEHRIYSFKEYMGFTLDETVSVMGSFEKGERVGACSYCGVWRRWLLNYAAQDVNADKLAVGHNLDDEVQMFLMNIMRGDVARLGRTGPYYEVIHEGLVPRIKPLREVPEKEIVLYAIVNNIEVDFSECPYAVEAFRAEIRDWINEMEEKHPGTKYQILRSYDKIFPLLAKSYAHRDLNKCKICGQPTTGEICKACTFKLQVQEKAKEKGLTPFS
- a CDS encoding ArsR/SmtB family transcription factor → MVQSIEELAKICEALSNPVRIKILKLLCQKEWYVYELAKELEISRQLLYLHLKKLENAGLVESELRLEPDDPRAKKYYRARQFRLVIDNDVIVNLEG
- a CDS encoding DUF2202 domain-containing protein, with translation MKKISFLLVVLVLLATVGAGCITSTDESTTEGSSTRGPPEDGGYGEGASVDVSTYPVQELSPDEIEAILYMREEEKLARDVYLVLYNKTGLSIFNNIAKSEQTHMDAVLGLIEKYNLTDPLEGMGIGEFNSTEMQELYERLVAQGSEGEVEALKVGALIEEIDIKDLDEWLKRTDNEDIKAVFGSLRMGSENHLRAFTRLLRENYGVVYTPQVLSEEEYESIVD
- a CDS encoding translation initiation factor IF-2 N-terminal domain-containing protein; protein product: MKVSALVRGVIDLLLVVTFVAELFTGIGLYLAPSGRIAKTIGWTFLGFDKDTLDLIHTYFGFAMAGLVMVHLVIGFNSMLVMLKSGFRKSKLRTVAAVFVPLLLLVAGYPVFAWYGGEEDTSTVDVEYTSEITGDVYITGTMMKYYIVRQLADEFNVEVTDLIEKLSKNGIEASPDDTLAEIEYNYGLDHEEFKAMLEEIITELRGESE
- a CDS encoding DUF2202 domain-containing protein, coding for MRKKIWGIALLMLAALGFTLGSVVAWQGTPGKSPYADQNSVAPMLNGTLATYYAELSQEEIDGLLYMVEEEKLARDVYLTLYEQWSLPVFGNIAESEGTHMNAVLSLIEKYNLTAPDTLDQVGVFQNEELQALYDQLVEMGSASLEEALKVGALIEETDIKDLEDWIVQTDNEDIKTVYTNLMAGSENHLRAFVGQLERLGVDYTAQVLPQEQVDEILSSAPTRGMGGMGRATERADNGHGMRSRTGDCSGNAGSQGRTADGDGLAQAFKHAWGQMKGSGKGTRGVGVSP
- a CDS encoding RAD55 family ATPase; protein product: MELIKTKIPQLDEALGGGILEDSIVLITYDTYSQGWTLAFEILRNRIEDGDFGVIINSVVPISMLNLELKRINFDLNEKGENGDLGIIDIFASFYGIEYEQPYIYYENMDQETYLPKFMALYRQMLKEKIKDRRPIGIQVTADGFAFLLGEERELRTFQKNLAEKENALIREKRKRPINITLLNRHRVSQRYLSWLSLYSQYQIDFNSQESQMEEKMLIRKSPLPSFKPTKLNFKIENGKVLIT